One genomic window of Candidatus Minimicrobia sp. QA0096 includes the following:
- the rpsR gene encoding 30S ribosomal protein S18 codes for MAQLKKNPPIIFDYKDVKTLQRYINVYGQIEPISKTGLSEKQQRSLAVAIKRARHLALLPFVSSN; via the coding sequence ATGGCACAATTGAAGAAAAATCCACCGATTATTTTTGACTATAAAGATGTAAAAACTTTGCAACGTTACATCAATGTTTACGGTCAAATCGAGCCAATCAGCAAGACTGGTTTGAGCGAAAAGCAACAGCGAAGCTTGGCAGTAGCAATTAAGCGTGCTCGCCACTTGGCTTTGTTACCATTTGTCAGCAGCAACTAG
- a CDS encoding single-stranded DNA-binding protein, whose amino-acid sequence MARSINQVILLGRLTRDPEQRTTASGKNVVSFSIAVDRQSQDDQADFFNITAWDKLGDLVMQYLSKGRRVLIQGRLRQDSWEDKDTGKRQSRIEVTASDVTFLDGPNGDNSGSAAPKTTKKEEVVTEIDDKPIDLSEIPF is encoded by the coding sequence ATGGCACGAAGTATCAATCAAGTGATTTTGTTGGGTAGATTGACACGCGATCCAGAACAGCGAACAACTGCTTCTGGCAAGAACGTAGTTAGTTTCAGTATTGCTGTTGATCGACAATCTCAAGACGATCAGGCTGACTTTTTCAATATCACAGCCTGGGATAAACTTGGTGATTTGGTAATGCAATATCTAAGCAAAGGTCGTCGGGTTTTGATCCAAGGACGACTGCGACAGGATAGCTGGGAAGATAAGGATACCGGTAAAAGGCAGAGTCGAATTGAAGTTACTGCTTCGGACGTAACGTTCTTAGACGGTCCAAATGGCGATAATTCAGGTTCTGCAGCACCAAAGACTACTAAAAAAGAGGAAGTCGTAACGGAAATTGACGATAAGCCAATTGACCTAAGCGAAATTCCATTCTAA
- a CDS encoding FtsK/SpoIIIE family DNA translocase — MAKKRKSTKKSAPAKPQHSLPAGFWSQVGAVMLILLSLLLVVSWFGVGGPVLQWIDMATVKTIGYTAYALPILLIYLAVETFRAEENQLPTVVKFAAILEIVWFSGLFGLMKTASHPNSGGFVGDILNTATLKMVDSAIAVIIYLVLAFITVLFITQTSPFTVFSKLWEILKSNTKEDDDNRSVMKKASIAQPAEEEKKTDLGEIKLNAGVPIIDTAKEKKSLLKKVEKPEKANEEQALVATRDPNWEAPSLDLLEKNESGADAGDTRQNAQIIHDTLAEFNIEAAMGDINVGPKVTQYTLRPPSGVKLTRITALETNIALNLAAQSLRIEAPIPGQRAVGIEVPNRKAAEVRLRSTLSSKQWAAARDPLSFGIGKDISGQVVVGELGKMPHLLIAGQTGSGKSVMINTLLCSLLYRNSPSDMKLILVDPKQVEMAPYADIPHLLTPVINEPEKTISALKWAVNEMERRYKLLAGEKIRNIKEYNKRLQSRAKKIAIADENGNVQEHEDGSMPYIVIVVDEMSDLMMMAKKDVETLIVRLAQKSRAVGIHLVLATQRPSVNVITGLIKANVPARIAFTVASQVDSITILDQSGAEKLLGQGDMLFYVTSMSKPKRIQGAWVTDDEVNKIADHLRMQMAPQYNDEVVAQPVQLDGKGGVVMDLSEGGDDKFKDAVRVVVERRKASTSMLQTRLGIGYQRAARIIEEMEERGIIGPQNGSKPRDVLISSPEELEELLAE, encoded by the coding sequence ATGGCAAAAAAACGAAAGAGCACGAAAAAATCCGCACCAGCCAAGCCGCAGCATAGTTTGCCGGCGGGTTTTTGGTCGCAAGTTGGCGCGGTGATGCTTATTCTTTTGTCGCTACTACTTGTCGTATCGTGGTTTGGCGTTGGTGGTCCAGTTTTACAATGGATTGATATGGCGACCGTAAAAACTATTGGTTACACCGCGTATGCCTTGCCGATATTGCTGATTTATTTGGCGGTTGAGACTTTCCGAGCGGAAGAGAATCAATTGCCTACAGTGGTGAAATTTGCGGCAATTCTGGAAATTGTGTGGTTTTCTGGATTGTTTGGGCTAATGAAGACGGCTTCGCATCCGAATTCTGGTGGATTTGTGGGCGATATATTGAATACGGCAACCTTGAAAATGGTAGATTCGGCAATTGCGGTGATTATTTATCTGGTTTTGGCGTTTATAACAGTTCTATTTATTACTCAAACGTCACCGTTTACGGTTTTCAGTAAACTTTGGGAGATATTAAAGAGCAATACCAAGGAAGACGATGATAATCGTTCTGTTATGAAGAAGGCGTCAATTGCTCAGCCAGCAGAAGAAGAGAAAAAGACCGACCTGGGAGAAATTAAGCTAAACGCCGGTGTGCCAATAATTGATACAGCCAAAGAGAAAAAGAGTCTATTGAAGAAAGTAGAGAAGCCGGAAAAGGCCAATGAAGAACAGGCTTTGGTGGCAACTCGTGATCCGAATTGGGAGGCGCCAAGCTTGGATCTATTAGAGAAGAACGAAAGCGGTGCTGATGCTGGAGATACGCGCCAGAACGCCCAAATAATCCACGATACGCTGGCTGAATTTAATATTGAAGCGGCGATGGGCGACATTAATGTTGGTCCAAAAGTCACGCAATACACCCTAAGACCACCAAGTGGGGTTAAATTGACGCGAATTACGGCGCTGGAAACTAACATTGCGCTTAATTTGGCAGCACAAAGTTTAAGGATTGAGGCGCCAATTCCTGGTCAGCGAGCGGTTGGTATTGAGGTACCTAACCGTAAGGCTGCTGAAGTTCGCCTACGAAGTACTTTGTCGTCGAAGCAGTGGGCTGCTGCTCGTGATCCTTTGAGTTTTGGAATTGGTAAAGATATATCTGGTCAAGTTGTTGTGGGTGAACTGGGAAAGATGCCGCATTTGTTGATTGCTGGACAAACGGGTTCTGGTAAGTCTGTGATGATTAATACTTTGCTGTGTAGCTTGCTGTATCGCAATAGTCCGAGTGATATGAAGTTGATTCTGGTTGACCCGAAGCAAGTTGAAATGGCACCGTATGCTGATATTCCGCACCTTCTTACGCCAGTTATTAATGAACCAGAGAAGACCATTTCAGCTTTGAAGTGGGCGGTGAATGAGATGGAGCGACGCTACAAATTGTTGGCGGGCGAGAAAATCCGTAATATTAAGGAATACAACAAGAGACTGCAGTCGCGCGCTAAGAAGATTGCGATTGCTGATGAAAATGGCAATGTTCAGGAGCATGAAGATGGATCGATGCCGTATATTGTGATTGTGGTGGATGAGATGTCTGACCTTATGATGATGGCTAAAAAGGATGTTGAGACGTTAATTGTTCGATTGGCGCAGAAATCGCGAGCGGTTGGTATTCACTTGGTATTGGCAACTCAGCGTCCGAGTGTGAATGTTATTACTGGTTTGATTAAGGCTAACGTGCCGGCGCGCATTGCCTTTACGGTGGCTAGTCAAGTTGACAGTATTACGATCTTAGACCAATCTGGAGCTGAAAAACTATTAGGTCAGGGTGATATGCTATTTTACGTAACAAGTATGAGCAAGCCAAAACGTATTCAGGGTGCCTGGGTGACAGATGACGAGGTGAATAAAATTGCCGATCATTTGCGTATGCAGATGGCTCCGCAGTACAACGATGAAGTGGTGGCTCAGCCGGTTCAATTGGACGGCAAGGGTGGCGTCGTGATGGACTTATCTGAAGGTGGTGATGATAAGTTTAAGGATGCGGTTCGTGTGGTGGTCGAACGACGCAAGGCCTCAACAAGTATGCTGCAAACGCGCCTGGGAATTGGTTATCAGCGAGCAGCGCGAATTATTGAAGAGATGGAAGAGCGGGGAATCATTGGTCCGCAGAATGGTTCTAAGCCACGTGATGTTTTGATTTCTAGTCCAGAAGAGCTTGAGGAATTGCTGGCGGAATAG
- the rpsF gene encoding 30S ribosomal protein S6, whose translation MNEYELTVLIHPDLEANLDSALDKVRGLITTNGGEITKEDNWGKKKLAYTIKREDFAVYVCFEVKLPAPALLKISNTLNITDEVLRYLLVKTDEKTRQALSEQKARNEESDSSESSK comes from the coding sequence ATGAACGAATACGAACTAACTGTTCTTATTCACCCGGATTTAGAGGCTAATCTAGATTCAGCGTTGGATAAGGTACGTGGTTTAATCACTACTAACGGTGGTGAAATTACTAAAGAAGATAACTGGGGCAAGAAAAAATTGGCCTACACAATCAAGCGTGAAGATTTTGCAGTTTACGTTTGCTTTGAGGTTAAATTGCCAGCACCAGCTTTGTTGAAGATTTCAAATACGCTTAATATTACCGACGAAGTTTTGCGTTACCTATTGGTAAAAACTGATGAAAAAACTCGTCAAGCATTAAGCGAGCAAAAAGCACGCAACGAAGAATCTGATTCAAGCGAATCAAGTAAATAA
- a CDS encoding TlyA family RNA methyltransferase: MKQRLDKALVERGLATTRSQADNFIRLGYVFLNKKIVQKSGTMVSDSDEIKLEKKETYVSRAGLKLASVAEYFRLNFQDKTVLDIGSSTGGFTDYSLRHGAKKVFAVDVGTDQLHPSLRPNPKIALHEKTDIRDFYADEAIDIIVGDVSFISLREILPHVAENLMNSGTVLIAMVKPQFEAGRHQVNKGIIKNDKVRRQILSDFEDWAKKYFVILDKKDSEVAGSKGNLERFYKLKLAKR, translated from the coding sequence ATGAAACAGCGATTAGATAAAGCTCTGGTCGAGCGTGGTTTGGCAACAACAAGGTCTCAGGCGGATAATTTTATTCGCCTGGGCTATGTTTTTTTGAATAAGAAAATTGTCCAGAAATCAGGAACTATGGTGTCTGATTCGGACGAGATAAAGCTCGAGAAGAAAGAAACTTATGTTTCGCGAGCTGGCTTAAAACTGGCAAGCGTAGCGGAGTATTTTCGTCTTAATTTTCAGGATAAAACGGTTCTGGACATTGGCTCGAGTACGGGTGGATTTACTGACTATTCGCTGCGTCATGGCGCCAAAAAGGTATTTGCTGTTGATGTTGGAACGGATCAGCTCCATCCAAGTTTGAGGCCGAATCCAAAAATTGCTCTCCACGAAAAGACCGATATTCGTGATTTTTATGCTGATGAAGCAATTGATATAATCGTGGGCGATGTGTCGTTTATATCGCTGAGAGAAATTTTGCCGCATGTGGCAGAAAATTTGATGAATAGCGGTACTGTTTTGATTGCTATGGTAAAGCCTCAATTTGAGGCGGGGCGGCATCAGGTTAATAAGGGAATTATTAAAAACGATAAAGTTCGTCGACAGATTTTATCCGATTTTGAAGATTGGGCGAAAAAGTATTTTGTTATCTTAGATAAAAAAGATAGTGAAGTGGCAGGCAGTAAGGGTAATCTTGAGCGATTTTACAAATTGAAATTAGCTAAACGTTAA
- the efp gene encoding elongation factor P, which translates to MYQPTDLKKGAVCQIDGKPYRVVEYGQKVMGRGGSIVNVKLKNLIDGSVIPKTFKGQERIEAAEVNNKTAQYLYNDGDKFYFMDPTSFEQFELAAEIVDDASKYLKEGDELSLQFFDGRVINVELPKNKYLEVTYTEDVVKGDTTSSVLKDATLETGLVVKVPAFIKQGDIISVDTSTGEYRERKK; encoded by the coding sequence ATGTATCAGCCAACTGATTTGAAAAAAGGCGCAGTTTGCCAAATTGACGGCAAGCCATATCGCGTCGTAGAATACGGCCAAAAAGTTATGGGTCGTGGCGGTTCGATTGTTAACGTGAAATTGAAAAACCTAATTGACGGAAGTGTTATTCCAAAGACTTTCAAGGGTCAAGAGCGAATCGAAGCTGCGGAAGTAAATAACAAAACTGCGCAATATTTGTATAACGATGGTGACAAGTTCTATTTCATGGACCCGACTAGCTTTGAGCAATTTGAGCTGGCTGCGGAAATCGTGGACGACGCTAGTAAATACCTGAAAGAAGGCGACGAATTAAGCCTCCAATTCTTCGACGGTCGAGTGATTAACGTTGAACTACCAAAGAATAAATATCTGGAAGTTACCTACACGGAAGATGTGGTTAAGGGCGATACGACTTCATCTGTGTTAAAAGACGCTACTTTGGAGACAGGGCTAGTTGTCAAAGTTCCAGCATTTATCAAGCAGGGTGATATTATTAGCGTTGACACATCCACTGGTGAATATCGCGAGCGAAAGAAATAA